A genomic segment from Pediococcus acidilactici encodes:
- a CDS encoding ECF transporter S component — MNKRMTGITFLVAIIIFLIFLTFVTALQGQHFLLFSFICLIASVIPFYWKFENSELKAREVVFLAVLIAIAAVSRVPFAIIPNVQPTSFVIITAGAVLGPESGFIIGSTVALTSNMFLGQGPWTPWQMFAWGMMGMTAGLLKNTWLANNKYVMVIFGFVWGFIFGWIMDLWYLVAYINPLNLKAMLLTFLGTGYFDLLHALSNVFFLLIFYNSWKKIITRFKIKYGLLD, encoded by the coding sequence ATGAATAAGCGGATGACGGGAATTACTTTTTTAGTGGCAATTATTATTTTTTTGATTTTTCTAACTTTTGTAACCGCACTCCAAGGTCAACATTTTCTTCTGTTCAGTTTTATCTGTTTGATTGCTAGCGTAATTCCGTTTTATTGGAAATTTGAAAATAGCGAACTCAAAGCACGAGAAGTGGTATTTTTGGCGGTGTTAATTGCGATCGCTGCAGTTAGTCGAGTACCGTTTGCAATTATTCCGAACGTCCAGCCAACTAGTTTTGTGATTATAACGGCGGGGGCGGTATTAGGACCAGAATCGGGATTTATTATTGGCTCTACCGTTGCGTTGACATCTAATATGTTTCTTGGACAAGGGCCATGGACCCCGTGGCAGATGTTTGCCTGGGGAATGATGGGGATGACGGCAGGATTGCTAAAAAACACTTGGTTAGCTAATAACAAATACGTGATGGTAATTTTTGGCTTCGTTTGGGGATTTATTTTCGGGTGGATTATGGACCTTTGGTATTTAGTTGCATACATTAATCCGCTGAATCTTAAGGCGATGTTACTTACTTTTCTAGGAACTGGTTACTTTGACTTATTACATGCTTTATCAAACGTCTTTTTCTTGTTAATTTTTTATAATTCTTGGAAAAAGATTATTACCCGTTTCAAGATTAAGTACGGGTTACTTGATTGA
- a CDS encoding zinc-ribbon domain-containing protein: protein MKFCLNCGEKLPEKAHFCPNCGAKVEAAPSDGSRLSRAELHKRRREESVDDPAETADEKKKNLQ, encoded by the coding sequence ATGAAATTTTGTTTGAACTGTGGTGAAAAATTACCTGAAAAGGCACATTTTTGTCCCAATTGTGGAGCTAAAGTTGAAGCAGCGCCAAGTGATGGTTCACGACTTTCTCGTGCTGAATTGCATAAAAGAAGGCGGGAAGAATCGGTTGATGATCCGGCAGAGACTGCGGATGAAAAAAAGAAGAACCTCCAATAG
- a CDS encoding ribose-phosphate diphosphokinase, translated as MSEHYSDPKLKIFALNSNKPLAEKIAKAVGVELGKTSVDRFRDGEIRINIEESIRGDEVYIIQSTSAPVNDNLMEMLIMIDALKRASAKTINIVIPYYGYARQDRKARSREPITAKLVANMIERAGATRIIALDLHAAQIQGFFDIPLDHLMGAPLLADHFIERGLNENAVVVSPDHGGVTRARKLAEFLKAPIAIIDKRRPRANVAEVMNIIGEVKGKRCIMIDDMIDTAGTITLGAQALIDAGATEVYASCTHPVLSGPAIERIQNSPIKELIVTDSIQLPEEKKIDKITSISVGPLIGEAIRLIHEDKPVSPLFNNRFSTEH; from the coding sequence ATGTCTGAACATTATTCCGATCCAAAGCTGAAAATTTTTGCTTTGAATTCGAACAAGCCCTTGGCAGAAAAAATCGCTAAGGCAGTTGGTGTAGAACTCGGGAAAACATCGGTTGATCGTTTCCGTGATGGTGAGATTCGTATTAATATTGAAGAAAGTATTCGTGGGGATGAAGTTTACATTATTCAATCCACCTCTGCGCCGGTTAATGATAATTTGATGGAAATGTTGATCATGATTGATGCTTTGAAACGTGCGAGTGCCAAGACAATCAACATCGTGATTCCATATTATGGATATGCTCGGCAAGATCGTAAGGCCCGTTCGCGGGAACCGATTACTGCTAAATTAGTAGCAAACATGATTGAACGTGCGGGTGCGACCCGGATTATTGCGCTTGACTTGCACGCGGCACAAATCCAAGGTTTCTTTGATATTCCGCTTGATCACTTGATGGGCGCTCCATTATTGGCTGATCATTTCATCGAACGGGGCTTGAATGAAAATGCGGTAGTAGTTTCACCTGACCACGGTGGGGTTACGCGAGCACGTAAGTTGGCAGAATTTTTGAAAGCACCAATTGCAATCATTGACAAACGCCGTCCACGCGCAAACGTAGCGGAAGTAATGAACATTATTGGTGAAGTTAAGGGTAAACGTTGTATCATGATTGACGATATGATTGATACGGCGGGAACGATTACTTTAGGAGCACAGGCATTAATCGATGCTGGAGCAACTGAAGTATATGCTAGTTGCACGCACCCAGTTTTATCTGGTCCGGCAATCGAAAGAATCCAAAATTCACCAATCAAGGAATTGATTGTGACGGATTCTATTCAACTTCCAGAAGAAAAGAAAATTGATAAGATCACAAGCATTTCGGTAGGACCATTGATCGGGGAAGCAATTCGTTTAATCCACGAAGACAAGCCGGTTAGTCCGTTATTCAACAACCGTTTTAGTACTGAACACTAA
- the glpK gene encoding glycerol kinase GlpK has protein sequence MTGGCRNLEKYILSIDAGTSVVKTVIFNHASSEVVSFSRELAQESPHQGWYEQSPEDIWEKVYSSMANALIVSGISPKQIAGIGITNQRETTIIWNKKTGKPIYNAIMWRSRQTNEITDAWNLSNYKDLVKDSTGLVLDSYFSASKIRWILDHVPHAQQQAENGELLFGTVETWLLWKLTNGQAHVTDYTNASRTMLFNINTLNWDENLLKALNIPIQLMPEVRSNSEIFGYTQGAAFFNCAVPIAGMIGDQQSSLVGQLAFQRGAISATYGTGAFITVNTGETMVKSQSNLLTTVSFGLDKKIYYGLEGNIFVAGTAINWLEDGLEMIKNPLDSAMVANQSSNDNLYVVTSFNGMGAPYWDEKVRGAVFGMTDKTTKADFVRATLQSIAYRSKDVILAMQEDMHTELQVVNTDGSMAKNDFLMQFEADILGVDVNRSETTDIKALGVAFLAGLAVGFWEDLDEIKKLRHPITKFQPVYTAKKRERLYRGWQRAVLACQLFSQTND, from the coding sequence ATTACAGGGGGATGCAGAAACTTGGAAAAATACATCTTATCAATTGACGCCGGCACTTCGGTAGTTAAAACCGTTATTTTTAACCATGCTAGTTCGGAAGTGGTCAGCTTTTCTAGAGAATTGGCCCAAGAAAGCCCTCACCAAGGTTGGTATGAACAATCTCCCGAAGACATTTGGGAAAAAGTTTATTCTTCAATGGCTAACGCACTGATTGTCTCCGGAATTAGTCCTAAACAAATCGCTGGGATTGGGATTACCAACCAACGGGAGACCACCATTATTTGGAATAAGAAAACCGGTAAGCCGATTTACAACGCCATCATGTGGCGGTCTCGTCAAACCAACGAAATCACTGATGCTTGGAACCTTTCCAACTATAAAGACTTAGTTAAGGACAGTACGGGTTTAGTACTGGACTCGTATTTTTCAGCTTCTAAAATTCGCTGGATTTTAGATCACGTCCCCCATGCTCAGCAGCAAGCGGAAAACGGGGAGCTACTTTTTGGAACGGTGGAAACTTGGTTGCTTTGGAAACTAACGAATGGCCAAGCACACGTCACCGACTACACAAATGCTAGCCGGACAATGCTTTTTAACATTAATACGCTAAATTGGGATGAAAATTTATTAAAGGCACTAAATATTCCCATTCAATTAATGCCAGAAGTACGATCTAATTCGGAAATTTTTGGTTACACCCAAGGCGCTGCCTTTTTTAATTGTGCAGTTCCCATTGCCGGAATGATTGGTGATCAGCAAAGTTCCTTAGTGGGTCAATTAGCTTTTCAACGCGGAGCAATCAGCGCAACCTATGGCACCGGCGCTTTCATTACCGTAAATACCGGTGAAACCATGGTTAAATCCCAAAGCAACCTGCTAACCACCGTTTCGTTTGGTTTAGATAAAAAAATCTATTACGGACTCGAAGGTAATATTTTCGTTGCTGGAACTGCAATTAACTGGCTGGAAGACGGGCTAGAAATGATTAAAAATCCGCTGGACTCGGCGATGGTTGCTAACCAATCTAGTAACGACAACCTATACGTGGTGACTTCGTTCAACGGGATGGGTGCACCCTACTGGGACGAAAAAGTCCGGGGCGCCGTTTTTGGAATGACCGATAAAACTACCAAAGCAGATTTTGTACGGGCTACCCTGCAGTCAATTGCCTACCGCTCTAAAGACGTTATCCTCGCTATGCAAGAAGATATGCATACCGAACTTCAGGTGGTAAATACCGATGGCAGCATGGCTAAAAATGATTTCCTAATGCAGTTTGAAGCGGACATTTTAGGGGTGGACGTTAATCGCTCGGAAACTACCGATATTAAGGCACTTGGAGTTGCTTTCCTAGCCGGATTAGCAGTAGGATTTTGGGAAGATCTCGATGAAATCAAAAAACTTCGTCATCCAATTACTAAATTTCAGCCCGTTTATACCGCTAAAAAGCGTGAACGCCTTTATCGCGGGTGGCAAAGAGCTGTATTAGCGTGCCAACTGTTTTCCCAAACAAATGATTAA